One part of the Hirundo rustica isolate bHirRus1 chromosome 11, bHirRus1.pri.v3, whole genome shotgun sequence genome encodes these proteins:
- the COG4 gene encoding conserved oligomeric Golgi complex subunit 4, translating into MAAATAPGPKAPPAESGGPAASALSMERIQSLTDLADLEAAYSRLCEEEKVVQEELDALLEQQSTIENKMVALHRMGPNLQLIEGDAQQLAGMITFTCNLAENVSSKVRQLDLAKNRLYQAIQRADDILDLKFCMDGVQTALRNEDYEQAAAHIHRYLSLDKSVIELSRQGKEGGIIDANLKLLQEAEQRLKTIVTEKFDTAMKQGDLPQVERFFKIFPLLGLHEDGLSKFSEYLCKQVANKAEENLQLVMGTDMSDRRAAVIFADTLTLLFEGIARIVETHQPIVETYYGPGRLYTLIKHLQVECDRQVEKVVDKFIRERDYHRQFQQVQNSMMRSSSAEKIEPRELDPILTEVTLMNARSELYLRFIKRRIIADFEVGDAMASEEVKQEHQKYLDKLLNNCLLSCTMQELIGYYITMEEYFMRETVNKAVAMDSYEKGQLTSSMVDDVFYIVKKCIGRALSSSSIDCLCAMINHSTTELESDFREVLYNKLKQGFPATTFQDFQRGVTSAVNIMHSSLQQGKFDTKGIESTDEAKQSFLVTLNNVEVCSENIMTLKKTLESDCSKLLSQGFGGEQAQAKIESCLSDMAAVSNKFRDLLQEGLNELNSTAIKPQVKPWINLFLSVSHNIEEEEFSDYEANDPWVQQFIVNLEQQMTEFKAGLSPVIYDTLTGLMTSLIAIELEKVLLKSTFSRLGGLQFDKELRSLIAYLTTVTTWTIRDKFARLSQMATILNLERVTEILDYWGPNSGPLTWRLTPAEVRQVLALRIDFRSEDIKRLRL; encoded by the exons ATGGCGGCGGCCACGGCGCCGGGACCGAAGGCGCCGCCAGCGGAGAgtggcggccccgccgcctccgcccTGTCCATGGAGCGGATCCAGTCGCTGACCGATCTGGCGGACCTGGAGGCCGCCTACAGCCGGCTGTGTGAAGAGGAG aaagtcgtgcaggaagagctggatgccctcctggagcagcaaagCACTATAGAGAATAAGATGGTTGCTCTTCATCGCATGGG CCCTAACCTGCAGCTGATCGAGGGGGATgcccagcagctggcagggatGATCACCTTCACCTGCAACCTGGCCGAGAACGTCAGCAGCAAAGTCCGTCAGCTCGACCTCGCCAAG AACCGACTCTATCAGGCCATTCAGAGAGCTGATGACATCCTTGACCTGAAGTTCTGCATGGATGGAGTTCAAACAGCCCTGAGAAATGAAGACTATGAACAAGCAGCAGCTCATATCCATCGCTATCTGTCCCTGGACAAGTCAGTGATTGAGCTCAGTCGTCAGGGCAAGGAAG GGGGAATAATTGATGCCAACCTGAAGctcctgcaggaagcagagcagcgTCTGAAGACAATTGTTACAGAGAAATTTGACACAGCTATGAAGCAGGGAGACCTGCCCCAGGTGGAACGGTTCTTCAAGATCTTTCCTCTGCTAGGCTTACATGAAGATGGGCTGAGCAAGTTCTCTGAGTACCTCTGCAAGCAG GTGGCCAACAAAGCAGAAGAGAACCTGCAGCTGGTGATGGGGACAGACATGAGTGACCGTCGGGCTGCTGTCATCTTTGCAGACACCCTGACACTCCTCTTTGAAG GGATTGCTCGCATTGTGGAGACCCACCAGCCCATTGTGGAGACCTACTACGGGCCAGGGAGGCTCTACACCCTCATCAAGCACCTGCAGGTGGAGTGCGACCGGCAGGTGGAGAAGGTGGTGGACAAGTTCATCAGGGAGAGGGACTATCACAGGCAG TTCCAGCAAGTCCAGAATAGCATGATGAGAAGTTCTTCTGCAGAGAAGATTGAACCAAG GGAGCTTGACCCTATTTTAACAGAAGTCACTCTGATGAATGCGCGCAGTGAGCTCTACTTGAGGTTCATCAAGAGACGAATAATAGCTGATTTTGAGGTGGGAGATGCCATGGCCTCAGAGGAGGTAAAGCAAG AGCATCAAAAATACCTGGACAAGCTCCTCAACAACTGTCTGCTGAGCTGCACCATGCAAGAGCTCATTGGCTACTACATCACCATGGAGGAATACTTCATGAGGGAGACTGTCAACAAG GCTGTTGCCATGGACAGCTATGAGAAGGGCCAGCTCACCTCCAGCATGGTGGATGATGTGTTTTATATCGTGAAGAAGTGCATTGGGCGTGCTCTGTCCAGCTCCAGCATAGACTGTCTCTGTGCTATGATCAACCACTCCACCACCGAGCTGGAGTCTGACTTCAG GGAGGTTCTGTACAACAAGCTGAAGCAGGGCTTCCCAGCCACGACCTTCCAGGACTTCCAGAGAGGGGTGACCAGTGCTGTGAATATCATGCACAGCAGCTTGCAGCAGGGCAAGTTCGACACCAAAGGCATTGAAAGCACCGACGAGGCCAAGCAGTCCTTTCTG GTGACCTTAAACAACGTCGAGGTCTGCAGTGAAAACATCATGACCCTAAAGAAGACTTTGGAG AGTGACTGCAGCAAACTGCTTAGCCAAGGATTCGGGGGTGAGCAAGCACAGGCCAAGATTGAGAGCTGCCTCTCGGACATGGCTGCTGTCTCCAACAAATTCCGCGACCTGCTGCAG GAAGGTCTCAATGAGCTCAACAGCACAGCCATCAAACCCCAGGTGAAGCCATGGATCAACTTATTCCTCTCTGTCTCCCACAACATTGAGGAG GAGGAGTTCAGCGACTATGAGGCCAATGATCCCTGGGTCCAGCAGTTCATTGTCAATCTGGAACAGCAGATGACAGAGTTCAAG gctggactGTCTCCAGTGATTTACGATACTCTCACTGGTCTTATGACCAGTCTCATAGCCATTGAACTGGAGAAAGTGCTGCTCAAATCTACCTTCAGCAGG CTCGGTGGTCTGCAGTTCGATAAGGAGCTGAGGTCCCTCATCGCCTATCTCACCACAGTCACCACGTGGACTATCCGTGACAAGTTTGCCCGTCTTTCCCAAATGGCCACCATCCTCAACCTGGAAAGG GTGACAGAGATTCTGGATTACTGGGGTCCAAACTCAGGTCCACTCACCTGGCGCCTCACTCCCGCCGAGGTCCGGCAGGTGCTGGCTCTCCGCATCGACTTCCGCAGTGAGGATATCAAGCGGCTGCGCCTGTAG